The DNA window AAATTTAGTCGAACACtcgaatataattttttaaaatatattttgcacaccccccccccccccaaaaaaaaatgtcaagcGCTGTATGTACAATGCATTTCATGCATATTTCAGCACACGATTTTATGCAATCGTTTAACATTTGCTCCTAGATCCTATACAAggaagtaaaaaatgtaaaattatgaatatttagtgTACACACAACTTTACTATAGCTCTTGAAGTTCTGATAGGAAAGCTGAATCCGACGATAGATATAATCGATTTGGTGGATATATTCCTTCCTTGTTTTGTTAAGTATCATGtaaatgaaattgacatccccCAACAGCTGTAAAGTGTAAAACGATGAATTTCATGAATTCCCAAACGACACCCCTGTGATCTGGGTATAAGAATAATGACCGGGACAAGGATTCTATGCGCCCTTCTGCTATTAGTCCTGCCCGGGGGTCATGGACTTTGTCCGAGTAAGAATGGGACGGATGTAGATTGGTGGATTATCTACCAACAGCGGTCCATGCCGTTCTTTCATTTCTATGTGGATAGTACCAGCAATTCGGATGTGTCGGTAGGCATGTTTAGTTAAACTAAGTttgttaaggtggtatgggatatctgtcgatattaatgtggattaaagtacattatgatTAGAGTACTTTCaacggtttagaattttcatattttacaatattcacccaaaaaaaaacatgattaaaaATTTTTGGGAAAGGtaacaataatttgtttttaataaaagctCCACTGGTATTTAAACTCACAGATTCTTAATTAATCCTCCAACCCACTTCTCTACGCTGTTAAATGACAATTTTGGGAAAGATACTATTCATAAcattacacttgattttatttgtttataccGATAAATAGCACGTCACAACATGGGGgtgccccataccaccttaaatacatgtaggcgAGTGTATTCGGCATTGACTTGTAAGTAATTggcaatcattattttttgatgaacaaactcatcaaatttaaattttgtaagtGTATCATATCCGTGAAAAAtaagatatgattttttttcttttatatcacATAATTGTATTACCTAgtatattgtattgttttccCCCTCTCACCTACAGTACCACCGCCCCGAGGCGCCAGACAGCGCCCTTTCCAGGGCAGTCACCCTGGTCACCAATGGCGCCCTCCCCCAGTATTTCCTGTACTCTTACGACCTGATCAACATCATGGACGTGTCCAACAGCATGCCATTCCCAACACACAGCAAATGGATGCAGgtaaacaaacacaaaaatataggGGTTTCTTCTGTTTAAACTGCTCTCTTAAAAATTACAGAATCATGAAAGCGTTTTCTTTGACTTTAAcgataataataatatttttaattgcgTATTTCTCCCGCAACTTACATTTGAGAATAACACGTCAAAATGAATTTCACCAAATAAACTTTTTTGAATAGTTAaagctattacatgtaataaataaaaatccgcCGGTTTTTATGTAGGGGTTATTAGCAAGTGATGGTGGTACTGAGAAAGGGTTTTGGATTCTGCacaataattttctatttccCGCCATGAAAGATGGCGAGTTGCTGTTGCCAGAGTCCCATTTTTGGAGAGCGGTGACCATTGGAAGCAGTAGCGAGGATCTGTTTTACATATGTCTGTCGTTAGGTAGGATTATTAGCTAAGGTCATGACTTATtaatatgaaaatgtatttattatatttttccgTATATATATTACTCATATCTATACTATATcctacgaaagacgaatagggccacataaaaatatttttatctcgtaatcacgagaaaatatctcgttatcaagttaattatctcgttattacgagttaattatctcgttattacgagttaattatcgtAATAACGAGTTAaatatctcgtaattacgagaaaagatctcgtaattacgagttaattatctcgttattacgagaaaagatctatttaaaatgGAGCATTACATTGTTCTATTCCCTTTATGTAAAgtgtatgaactactgcaatgttagctgcagaactgtagctctcccggaaagttttggactgatttaccttatttataagcaaattctgtgaaaacaattagaaccattaaattcttcatgcaattttctactgatatcgtctgttcacttgcctcggatagtcttttaaacaccatcaccagtcccgtaaattcatgtggtgcactttgtttacatgtaaaaatggcaactctcgatctcgatgttaattcaacatacttgattttccgaggtcTGTAGTGTGTTTCGatgaaagtctgaggcaaataaagagggatatcagtagtaaattgcatgaagaatttaatggtactaattgttttcacagaatttgcgtataaataaggtaaatcagtcgAAAACTaacgcacgtttttctgcgcaataaatatacaattttttcaatgggtggacCTGAGCTCTCCggtctgtaaatattttttcccggagagctacagttctgcagttactgcaatgtttattattatacatCCTTAGCATAATCGTCGTTTAAACGCGTAcacataatttgatataaaatcggaccgagcagttttaaaaaaatttcagaagaagtagcaaagcagattgattaataaattcaatGAACTGTTTATTAATAAGAAGGATActtgtaatttgtttttcagactccaaaatgtaaatatacaaaatcaattcttttcaataaacatgtaGGTTGTGTATGAACATTTAAAACACAATTCGGGTAAATCCTATATATCCATGATTGAAACTATACAGTCATTTAAGTCATCTGTAACTAATAGAGTTGGGTTTTTACGACTATAggactacctggtatttacttatgagtgggattataatatataagtTGAAAACTCTTTCCACTTATtcatataacataaaatgtcaaatccgaTCATTTTATGTAGAAATTAATGGATAATGAGCGTTGTTATTTAAAaactaatcaaaattaaatcaacgtttctagaaagaaaaagatAGACTGAAAGGGTGATCCCGTCGACTAGGGGTCTTTACAGAAATGGAccattttatataaatcttttctcgtaataacgagatcttttctcgtataACGAAATAATTacctcgtaataacgagatcttttctcgtaattacgagataaaaatatttttttatgtggccctattcgtctttcgtaacATTCAGTTCGCAAGGCAAAACAAatttccacccccccccccaaaaaaaaaatcatgatgacATCGTAGATACTAACGGTCACTTCCTCTATTAAGCTAAGTAGGGTTTCCCGCTTTTGTAATTCTTTTTCCTGGAATATACACTATTTCACTGTGCGTAAAAATAGCTCagtggatgaaatttaatgacaGGCTCAATAGAACTACGGATGAATGTTACGATGTATCAAATTACATCTAGTCAATATTCTGCCAAATTACATAatcttatttttctatattttggtattggataataattcaaaattttacactccctttttacaacaaactatccaaccaaacaaacaataaataaaaacatgccaACTGAAACTGTCAATCCGGGATCAGACCCTTAACAAGATCTTTCCACTTGACCAAGAAGTTATGAGTGTCCACTTGAACTCTCCATAATAATCTATTTAGTGAGAAAATACTTGTGTCGGTTATCTAATCTACATGTAGGTGTATTGTTGTAAATCAGAGACCAATTAATAAATCATTCAGAaagacatattttattgtagttATGCAAAACAATACCTCATAACCGATATAGCATTTAAAACAATCAGGTTATAGTTATTCATAACGATACCTCATCGACCAATACAGCATTCAAAAAGTAATATTGTAGGTATTCATAACGATACCTCATCGACCAATACAGCATTCAAAAAGTAATATTGTTGTTATTCATAACGATACCTCATCGACCAATACAGCATTCAAAAAGTAATATTGTAGGTATTCATATAGCTACAGTATCGACCAATACAGCATTCAAAAAGTAATATTGTAGGTATTCATAACGATACTTCATAGATCAATACTGCATTCGTGAATGTCATGTTGAAGTTATTCATAACGATGCCCTATAGAGCAATAAGACATTATATAAGTCATATTGtaattattcataacaataCCTTTTAGACcaataatcattaaaaagtCACATCGTTGTCATTCATTACGATCACTTATTAATTATGGACCTCTACAACATTCAAAAAGTGTTATTTtagttattcatttaaaaatgatgccTTTTAGACAACTAAAGAGATAAAGGTCATACTTAATAAATCGTTCTTCATAACAATACTTCTTAGACCAATACCACATTCTAAAATACGTGTCTCAGTATGCCAAAATCGCCCTAGCTAGGTTTATTAATTATATGCATAGTTTTAATCTGTGTGCGAGTTTGTTACAGTACCCAAGCTACAATGTAGTAGATCAATAATAAGGTAAATAATAGTTATGATAGCAACATAATTTACTATAAACGCCAACAAAATGCAACATCATTAACAGACCTGAGTCATTCCGATTCATTTAAACAAGAAACGATCTTAAGTCCGATTTGCAAAGTTTGAAGttcatcttttaattttttttaaatcaatttcacTACTTTTGCTTCAAATACTCTGTAAAAAGTTACCATCCTTTAAACGACGTTTGTTAAACACTACCTTTCTATGCCTTTCACAATTTGATCCTCAACCAACCATAATGCCTTCATTCTTTCATTTTGGACAGAAAATCGAGAGAGCTTACTCGATGGCGTAAAAAGCATACTAGCTGGAAACCCCTTTATATACCACAAAAGgcttaatgatttaaatctgGAAAAGTACTTCACCGAAATCAAAGACAGAAACCAACCATTTTCATCGCTGGCTTCCGCTAATATTTTCATGGTGTGTTTTTTCTTCAACAAAAAAATAGTAGTATAAagtagtaaattttttttttaaaactttaaaaatttgtgTACAATGTGTCTCTTTGAATGTTATTTGAAGGAATGCTTGACGGCTACAGATGAAGCCAAACGTTATCGATGCCTGTACCAATTCCAAACCAAAAATGTGGACCCCATCCAGGTGTACACCCGACCCAGGGGGGTGATGCAGGGCGGGAAACGATTCTGTTACAATCAACAATCAAGTTCATTGTTTGAATTTGTGGGCGTGTCAAATTCAAATCCAACAAATAGCATATCGTCCAATAACATGTTTGCGATTTCCGACGATGTGACGTCACAGCAGTATGGTGTCGTCTGCTTTGGTCAGGATGTTGCTGCCAGCGCTGATACTGTGGCAGTAATGGTCAGTCAAAAGTCTTGTTGAACAAATATTGCTAATATTTTTAGTTCTGTCGCATTTTATGGCATCGACGAATAATACAATTATTGACATCAGCCTTCTGTCTCGGTTAATGTTCAGAAGGGTGGTTTTTTCCCGGATGCGATCAGCCAAAACCTCTATTCATAACtatatttactattattttcaAGCTGTGTGGATTTTATTGTCGCAAATCACGTGTTTTGTGTAGATTCATTTGTTACAGACACAAAACCAAAACCTTGTgacaatgtttgaaaatatactAATTTTATTTGCGTATAATTTGTAAAGGACGTAATTTTGTACCCGGGAACCTGTGGACTTTGCAATACCCTTTTTCAAAGTTTGGTTGTGGTTTTCTCAATATTACGGGACAATTTTCACACTCGTTTCCCGAAAACGACTACAGTCGAAAATGATGAGCTATAAATAAAGTGAAGTACACATACTCTCCACGTAaatctccaaaaaaaaaacgggTTGCCGAAAGTCCAACAAAGATACTCTGACGATCACTTGACTTAAGTATTCAGAAAATATtctaacaatttattttaatgaacatCTTTTACAAGCTGAATGCCTTCGTGGTTGTAGATATGCGGTAAACTTCCAGGATTATGGCGTTCAATGGTACAATCTTCTAAGCTTACCAACTGGGGATGTCCGATTCATGGTTTCGAGAGAAAGCAGGACGTCAAACAAACAGAGCATCTACAATTACCGGGTCCCCGGCATCATGGCATCCCGTCTCCTCTCTCCCAATCAGTGACCTCTCAATCCCAAGTCCCGGAAGTCCGACGACTAAGGCGTGACGTCACATCCGTGTCTGAAAAACAACGTCAACCAAAGGTACCACTACCAGAAGCCGAAAACAAAGAGCATAGAGTACAAACAGAGAAAAAGGATCACACAAATCAACACAAGAGGCCAAAGAGGGAGGCACCAAAGGCATTTGATCATCCCAAGAAAAAAGAAGTAGATTTCAAGCAGTCCCAAAATGGTCTTGAGAAGTTTTTCAGATACGAGAACAGGGAGGATGCAGGGTAAGTAGaatattccaaaaataaaaaaaaaatacataaaaatatagtaatataaactacataaataagaattttttatgtTTGTGCCTAAGGCTTTGCTATGATATGTCCTTGTTGGTTTGTTCCTTCTAGAGAAGACAGAACTAATGCAAAACTGGAAAGGTACATGGATATAAAAATGCCGTTTGAAAAACCATCGCGGGAAAAAGAGCCTCCAAAGACGTTGGTAAAAGTTGTCACATCGGACGAATTCGAACGCTTTGTGCTGAATAACAGGAAACAACTTCTAGCTATCTTCTGCCGGAAAGGTCAGTAAAATGGGTGGGCTATTACAGTTAGCAGCTTTTGTCATAGGACCTAGACTGGATTTTTAAGGACGCTTACTAAACTACCGCGATAGTAATAACTTTGCATTGCTACGCTAAAATATCGACTAGGTCAAACATGCACCTTTTTTATTGGACAAAGTGTTTGGCCTTTTCAGAATAAACGCTATCTACTAATCTTTTAGAACACAATTACAGATGCAACAGAGCGGTCGTTAATGATCTCTAATTTAATACAGGTTGTAGGTACTGTGCATCGGCGGAGCCAGAATTCCATATGTTGATTAACCACTTTCTAAAGGAAGACGTTGAATTCTA is part of the Crassostrea angulata isolate pt1a10 chromosome 3, ASM2561291v2, whole genome shotgun sequence genome and encodes:
- the LOC128176447 gene encoding uncharacterized protein LOC128176447, whose translation is MTGTRILCALLLLVLPGGHGLCPSKNGTDVDWWIIYQQRSMPFFHFYVDSTSNSDVSYHRPEAPDSALSRAVTLVTNGALPQYFLYSYDLINIMDVSNSMPFPTHSKWMQGLLASDGGTEKGFWILHNNFLFPAMKDGELLLPESHFWRAVTIGSSSEDLFYICLSLENRESLLDGVKSILAGNPFIYHKRLNDLNLEKYFTEIKDRNQPFSSLASANIFMECLTATDEAKRYRCLYQFQTKNVDPIQVYTRPRGVMQGGKRFCYNQQSSSLFEFVGVSNSNPTNSISSNNMFAISDDVTSQQYGVVCFGQDVAASADTVAVMICGKLPGLWRSMVQSSKLTNWGCPIHGFERKQDVKQTEHLQLPGPRHHGIPSPLSQSVTSQSQVPEVRRLRRDVTSVSEKQRQPKVPLPEAENKEHRVQTEKKDHTNQHKRPKREAPKAFDHPKKKEVDFKQSQNGLEKFFRYENREDAGEDRTNAKLERYMDIKMPFEKPSREKEPPKTLVKVVTSDEFERFVLNNRKQLLAIFCRKGCRYCASAEPEFHMLINHFLKEDVEFYHVDVGEVEMPYQLEVSWTPYVRFKPRGVTELFPYQWKDFSGEAYDFRSLYKFLDEHVERIEKNQKSRGRSDVDEQAYYP